One stretch of Pigmentiphaga aceris DNA includes these proteins:
- a CDS encoding ABC transporter substrate-binding protein, translated as MHKYLIVISTLAMTTLSAHAADTMYVAGFGGSVETAFREKIIPPFEAATGMKVLYVAGNSTDTLAKLQAQRDKQDISVAIIDDAPMSMAVDFGLCAKLESGPHSDNVYVSARRPGNEAIGLGYGATGLVYNTKVFEKNGWPAPTSWKDLEDKRYAGQMVIPPIGNGFGLLALVMQARLNGGSETNIEPGFVAMKRIAPSVLAWEPSPGKMAELLQTGDASLGVWGNGRVRALVAQGAPVKFVYPKEGALVILSEVCAVKGAPHPKQAQAFIQHLLSPDMQAVFTEATGLGPVNKKTQLAPALAADVVYGQENVAKLIKVDTKVVNAGRAAWTSRWNREIER; from the coding sequence ATGCACAAATACCTGATTGTGATAAGCACGCTTGCCATGACCACCCTGAGCGCCCACGCGGCCGACACGATGTATGTCGCGGGCTTCGGGGGATCGGTGGAGACGGCTTTCCGCGAGAAGATCATTCCGCCATTCGAAGCGGCCACCGGCATGAAGGTGCTCTACGTGGCGGGCAACTCCACCGACACCCTGGCCAAGCTGCAGGCGCAGCGGGACAAGCAGGACATCTCGGTGGCGATCATCGATGACGCGCCGATGAGCATGGCGGTGGATTTCGGTCTTTGTGCAAAGCTGGAAAGCGGCCCCCATTCCGACAACGTCTACGTCAGCGCCCGCCGACCCGGCAATGAGGCGATCGGGCTGGGCTACGGTGCCACGGGCCTGGTCTACAACACCAAGGTGTTCGAGAAGAACGGCTGGCCCGCGCCGACCTCGTGGAAAGATCTGGAAGACAAACGCTACGCCGGGCAGATGGTCATTCCGCCGATCGGCAATGGCTTCGGTCTGCTTGCGCTGGTGATGCAGGCTCGCCTGAACGGGGGCAGTGAAACCAACATCGAGCCGGGTTTTGTCGCGATGAAACGCATCGCACCCAGCGTCCTGGCCTGGGAACCGTCACCCGGCAAGATGGCAGAGCTTTTGCAGACCGGCGACGCGTCGCTGGGGGTGTGGGGCAATGGACGGGTTCGGGCGCTGGTGGCGCAAGGCGCACCGGTGAAATTCGTCTACCCGAAGGAAGGCGCGCTGGTGATTCTGAGCGAGGTCTGCGCGGTGAAAGGCGCGCCCCATCCCAAACAGGCGCAGGCCTTCATCCAGCATCTGCTCAGCCCGGACATGCAGGCGGTATTCACCGAGGCCACGGGGCTGGGTCCAGTGAACAAGAAGACCCAGCTTGCGCCCGCCTTGGCGGCCGATGTGGTCTATGGACAGGAAAACGTCGCGAAGCTGATCAAGGTCGATACCAAGGTCGTCAATGCGGGCCGCGCGGCGTGGACGTCTCGCTGGAATCGGGAAATCGAGCGCTGA
- a CDS encoding SDR family oxidoreductase, producing the protein MSKSIFITGATAGFGAAMARRFAQDGWSLILSGRRAERLDALAEELSGQTDVTTLVLDVQDRAAVEAAINGLPEKFNKLTALVNNAGLALGTTTAQTSSLDDWETMIDTNVKGVVYCTRLLLPRLIAHGAGAGIVNLGSVAGNWPYQGGNVYGATKAFVKQFSLNLRSDLQGTGVRVTNIEPGMAESEFSVVRFAGDKSKADAVYQGVDPMTPEDIANTIHWVLNQPPHMNINRVELMPVNQAFAGFAIHRKG; encoded by the coding sequence ATGAGCAAGTCGATCTTCATCACCGGAGCCACCGCAGGCTTCGGCGCGGCCATGGCACGTCGTTTCGCGCAGGACGGCTGGTCCTTGATCCTGTCTGGCCGTCGCGCCGAGCGCCTGGATGCGCTGGCCGAAGAACTGTCGGGCCAGACCGACGTGACCACCCTGGTGCTGGACGTGCAGGACCGCGCCGCCGTCGAAGCCGCCATCAACGGCCTGCCGGAAAAATTCAACAAGCTGACTGCGCTGGTGAACAACGCCGGCTTGGCGTTGGGCACCACGACCGCGCAGACGTCCAGCCTGGACGACTGGGAAACCATGATCGACACCAACGTGAAGGGCGTCGTGTATTGCACCCGCCTGCTGCTGCCGCGCCTGATTGCGCATGGCGCGGGCGCTGGCATCGTCAACCTGGGGTCAGTGGCCGGCAACTGGCCCTACCAGGGCGGCAACGTCTATGGCGCAACCAAGGCGTTTGTTAAGCAGTTCAGTCTGAACCTGCGTTCCGACCTGCAAGGCACGGGTGTTCGTGTGACCAACATCGAACCGGGCATGGCCGAAAGCGAGTTCTCGGTGGTGCGTTTTGCCGGTGACAAATCGAAGGCCGATGCGGTGTATCAGGGCGTCGATCCGATGACCCCGGAAGACATCGCCAACACCATTCATTGGGTGCTGAACCAGCCGCCGCACATGAACATCAACCGGGTGGAGTTGATGCCGGTGAATCAGGCGTTTGCGGGCTTTGCGATTCATCGCAAGGGCTGA
- a CDS encoding GIY-YIG nuclease family protein → MTDFEFRRRAVKELTARIGVYALCDLDGVPIYVGQSKDGIRKRVARHLTSARSDIIANRQIDVWEIAYVWAYPVESADAINELEARLFHAFHPQSKLMNGTVPPNLGYGVAPQPGQIVQVMPNEEILDRKDANQRLPRQANHYAQIVGHFLAVKNSPQIARAMDAHFERLQKYHRTLLGFAGDQQDEDGSSS, encoded by the coding sequence ATGACTGACTTTGAGTTCAGGAGGCGGGCGGTAAAAGAGTTAACCGCCCGAATTGGCGTTTACGCACTTTGTGATTTAGATGGTGTGCCTATCTATGTAGGCCAGTCCAAGGACGGGATTCGCAAGCGGGTAGCCAGGCACCTCACCTCTGCCCGTTCAGACATCATTGCCAACAGGCAAATTGATGTGTGGGAAATTGCTTATGTCTGGGCTTATCCAGTGGAATCAGCAGATGCCATCAATGAGCTTGAGGCCCGCCTCTTTCATGCTTTTCATCCCCAGTCGAAGTTGATGAACGGCACCGTCCCGCCTAATTTGGGCTATGGCGTTGCACCGCAGCCTGGGCAAATTGTGCAGGTTATGCCGAATGAGGAAATTCTAGATCGCAAGGACGCAAATCAACGTCTGCCCCGCCAAGCAAATCATTATGCACAGATCGTCGGGCATTTCCTCGCTGTGAAAAATTCCCCGCAAATTGCCCGTGCCATGGACGCGCACTTTGAGCGACTTCAGAAATATCATCGGACATTGCTGGGGTTTGCGGGGGATCAGCAAGACGAAGATGGAAGCAGCAGTTGA
- a CDS encoding DNA cytosine methyltransferase — translation MSAWIAQAINERIQRDTQPAQPQSARNVRQGRRFYEFFAGGGMARAGLGPGWDCLFANDFNPMKGRVYRDNWEGGLDLLVEDINKVTTEQLPDQADLVWASFPCQDLSLAGFYKGIGCEQDQQQTRSGTFWPFWQLMRNLMAEGRPPRVIVLENVYGVLTSNKGNDFAAIGAVFAEAGYRFGAMVIDARHFLPQSRPRVFVVGVHESVPIPPALISQFPVDPWHPKRMVTAYAGLSQDARKCWVWWNVPVPQERTTTFTDLIEEHPEHVRWDSAEKTNQLLNMMSPTNLAKVHAVQKSGERKVGGLYKRTRLDEHGVKVQRAEVRFDDIAGCLRTPAGGSSRQVILVVEGQNIRSRLLSPREAARLMGIGDAYRLPVNYNDAYHVAGDGVAVPVVRHLAAHIFEPLLS, via the coding sequence ATGAGTGCGTGGATTGCTCAGGCAATCAACGAGAGAATTCAGCGCGATACGCAGCCTGCTCAACCCCAATCGGCTAGAAATGTGCGCCAAGGCCGTCGGTTCTACGAGTTTTTCGCGGGCGGGGGTATGGCTCGTGCAGGATTGGGACCAGGCTGGGATTGCCTGTTTGCCAACGATTTCAACCCGATGAAAGGACGAGTCTATCGCGACAACTGGGAAGGCGGCTTGGATTTGCTCGTAGAGGACATTAATAAAGTCACTACTGAGCAATTGCCAGATCAGGCTGATTTGGTTTGGGCCTCTTTTCCATGCCAAGACCTCTCGCTGGCGGGCTTTTACAAAGGTATTGGTTGCGAACAAGACCAACAACAAACACGCTCTGGCACATTCTGGCCTTTTTGGCAGCTTATGCGCAATCTCATGGCGGAAGGGCGGCCCCCCCGCGTCATTGTCCTGGAGAACGTGTACGGTGTATTGACCTCGAACAAGGGCAACGACTTCGCTGCGATTGGCGCTGTATTTGCCGAAGCAGGCTACCGCTTCGGCGCAATGGTGATCGACGCACGGCATTTTTTGCCGCAATCACGTCCACGTGTTTTTGTCGTTGGCGTGCATGAAAGCGTACCCATTCCGCCTGCATTGATATCCCAGTTTCCCGTCGATCCATGGCACCCTAAGCGCATGGTGACAGCCTATGCCGGACTTTCACAGGATGCTCGCAAGTGCTGGGTGTGGTGGAACGTACCCGTTCCACAGGAACGAACAACGACATTTACCGATTTGATTGAAGAGCATCCTGAGCATGTCAGGTGGGATAGCGCTGAAAAAACGAATCAACTTCTGAACATGATGAGCCCGACCAACTTGGCAAAGGTTCACGCCGTACAGAAATCAGGGGAACGCAAAGTTGGCGGTCTTTATAAACGCACACGGCTGGATGAGCACGGCGTCAAGGTGCAGCGCGCTGAGGTCCGCTTCGACGACATTGCCGGATGTTTGCGCACTCCGGCAGGAGGGTCGAGTCGGCAAGTGATTCTTGTCGTCGAGGGTCAGAATATCCGCTCACGTCTGTTATCACCACGCGAAGCAGCCCGATTGATGGGGATAGGCGATGCCTATCGACTCCCCGTCAATTATAACGATGCCTACCATGTCGCCGGCGATGGCGTAGCGGTTCCAGTGGTGCGCCACCTCGCCGCACATATTTTTGAACCGCTTCTTTCCTGA
- the ilvD gene encoding dihydroxy-acid dehydratase: protein MPVYRSKTSTAGRNMAGARSLWRATGMKDEDFSKPIVAVVNSFTQFVPGHVHLKDLGQLVAREIEAAGGVAKEFNTIAVDDGIAMGHDGMLYSLPSRDIIADSVEYMVNAHCADAMVCISNCDKITPGMLMAAMRLNIPVIFVSGGPMEAGKTQLMNPKTQKVEFKKLDLVDAMVIAADTSYSDADVAEVERSACPTCGSCSGMFTANSMNCLTEALGLSLPGNGTVVATHADREQLFKRAGHRIVGLAREYYEQDNERTLPRSVGFKAFENAMTLDIAMGGSTNTILHLLAIAREAEIDFSMADIDRLSRVVPQLCKVAPNTNKYHIEDVHRAGGIMAILGELEKAGKLHTDVPTVHAPTLGDALAQWDITRTQDEAVKTFYMAGPGGVPTQVAFSQNARWPSLDTDRAEGCIRSYEHAFSKEGGLAVLTGNIAVDGCVVKSAGVDESIHVFEGTAHVTESQDEAVENILAGKVQAGDVVIVRYEGPKGGPGMQEMLYPTSYIKSKGLGKACALLTDGRFSGGTSGLSIGHCSPEAAAGGAIGLVRDGDRIRIDIPNRSINVLVSDEELAARREEQNAKGWKPAKPRPRKVSAALKAYAMLVMSADKGAVRDLSLLDD from the coding sequence ATGCCCGTATACCGTTCCAAGACCTCTACCGCCGGCCGCAACATGGCAGGTGCCCGCTCTTTGTGGCGCGCCACCGGCATGAAAGACGAAGATTTTTCCAAGCCCATCGTGGCCGTGGTCAATTCCTTCACCCAATTCGTGCCCGGCCACGTCCACCTGAAAGATCTGGGCCAACTGGTGGCACGCGAGATCGAAGCTGCGGGCGGCGTAGCCAAGGAATTCAACACCATCGCGGTCGATGACGGCATCGCCATGGGCCACGATGGCATGCTGTACTCGCTGCCCAGCCGCGACATCATTGCCGACTCGGTCGAATACATGGTGAACGCGCACTGTGCCGACGCCATGGTCTGCATCTCGAACTGCGACAAGATCACCCCGGGCATGCTGATGGCCGCCATGCGCCTGAACATCCCCGTGATCTTCGTGTCCGGCGGTCCGATGGAAGCGGGCAAGACCCAGCTGATGAACCCCAAGACCCAGAAAGTCGAGTTCAAGAAGCTCGACCTGGTGGACGCGATGGTGATCGCCGCCGACACCTCGTACTCGGACGCCGACGTGGCCGAAGTCGAGCGCTCTGCCTGCCCGACCTGTGGATCGTGTTCCGGCATGTTCACCGCCAATTCCATGAACTGCCTGACCGAAGCGCTGGGCCTGTCCCTGCCGGGCAACGGCACGGTGGTGGCCACGCACGCCGACCGCGAACAGCTGTTCAAGCGCGCCGGTCATCGCATCGTTGGCCTGGCCCGTGAATACTACGAACAAGACAACGAACGCACTCTGCCGCGCTCGGTTGGCTTCAAAGCCTTCGAGAACGCCATGACACTGGACATTGCCATGGGCGGGTCCACCAACACCATCCTGCACCTGCTGGCGATCGCGCGTGAAGCGGAAATCGACTTCAGCATGGCCGACATCGACCGCCTGTCGCGCGTCGTGCCGCAGCTGTGCAAGGTGGCACCGAACACCAACAAATATCACATCGAAGACGTGCATCGCGCAGGCGGCATCATGGCCATCCTGGGCGAGCTGGAAAAAGCCGGCAAGCTGCACACCGACGTGCCCACCGTGCACGCCCCCACGCTGGGCGATGCGCTGGCGCAATGGGACATCACCCGCACGCAAGACGAAGCCGTGAAGACCTTCTACATGGCAGGCCCCGGTGGCGTGCCCACCCAAGTGGCTTTCAGCCAGAACGCCCGCTGGCCCAGCCTGGACACCGACCGCGCCGAAGGTTGCATCCGTTCCTACGAACATGCGTTCTCGAAAGAAGGCGGCCTGGCCGTGCTGACCGGCAACATCGCGGTCGACGGCTGCGTGGTGAAAAGCGCCGGTGTGGATGAAAGCATTCACGTGTTCGAAGGCACCGCCCACGTCACCGAATCGCAAGACGAGGCCGTGGAAAACATCCTGGCCGGCAAGGTCCAGGCAGGCGACGTGGTGATCGTCCGCTACGAAGGCCCCAAGGGCGGCCCGGGCATGCAGGAAATGCTGTATCCCACCAGCTACATCAAGTCCAAGGGTCTGGGCAAAGCCTGCGCCCTGCTGACCGACGGCCGCTTCTCGGGTGGCACCTCCGGCCTGTCGATCGGCCACTGCTCGCCGGAAGCCGCCGCCGGTGGCGCAATCGGCTTGGTGCGCGATGGCGACCGCATCCGTATCGACATCCCGAACCGCAGCATCAACGTGCTGGTGTCGGATGAGGAACTGGCCGCGCGTCGCGAAGAGCAGAACGCCAAGGGTTGGAAGCCCGCCAAGCCGCGTCCCCGCAAGGTGTCGGCGGCACTGAAGGCGTACGCGATGCTGGTGATGTCGGCCGACAAGGGCGCGGTGCGGGATTTGTCTTTGCTGGACGATTGA
- a CDS encoding mannitol dehydrogenase family protein, with translation MQLGMQRLSATALNGAAQLAAQVPAYDRRALRTGIVHLGIGAFARAHLAAVNEAALHASGDLHWGMVGVSLRQADTRDALAPQDGLYTLALRDADDTGAPRSQLAVIGNLLNVLVAPEDPAAVLALIAAPDTRIVSLTVTEKGYCHDPGTGSLRADHADIVHDLANPDAPRSAIGFIVRGLQARHAAKAGPLTIMSLDNLPSNGHVLRGLVLDFAGRLDADLQQWIAAECRFPCSMVDRIVPRTTDEDRAQISQALGWQDAWPVLGEPFLEWVIEDEFAAGRPQWERGGARFVPDATPFEKLKLRMVNGTHSALAYLGAMAGLATVDQAIAKPALRHYIETLMREEIAPTLPPLPGLDLAAYQARLITRYANPALKHQTRQIAMDGSQKLPQRLLEAIRERLAAGQRITLLALAVAAWLHYLRGVDEAGIAYDIQDPLAAPLHNRVVDAAAMQNEADRVRHLTAFTPVFGSLGQDERFVDAVAVHTASLRNQGVWKTLEAIRG, from the coding sequence ATGCAGCTGGGAATGCAGCGTCTGTCGGCCACCGCCCTGAACGGGGCGGCGCAGCTTGCCGCCCAGGTGCCGGCTTACGATCGCCGCGCCTTGCGCACAGGCATCGTTCACCTGGGCATCGGGGCCTTTGCGCGTGCGCATCTGGCCGCCGTGAACGAAGCGGCCTTGCACGCCAGCGGCGACTTGCACTGGGGCATGGTGGGCGTATCGCTGCGCCAGGCAGACACCCGCGATGCCCTGGCACCGCAGGACGGTCTGTACACCCTGGCCCTGCGCGACGCCGACGACACGGGCGCGCCGCGCAGCCAGCTGGCCGTGATCGGCAACCTGCTGAATGTGCTGGTGGCCCCGGAAGACCCGGCAGCCGTGCTGGCGTTGATTGCCGCACCAGACACCCGCATCGTCAGCCTGACCGTGACCGAGAAAGGCTATTGCCATGATCCGGGCACCGGCAGCTTGCGCGCCGACCATGCCGACATCGTGCACGACCTGGCAAATCCCGACGCACCGCGCAGTGCCATCGGTTTCATCGTGCGCGGGCTGCAGGCACGCCACGCCGCCAAGGCGGGTCCGCTGACCATCATGTCGCTGGACAACCTGCCGTCCAACGGACACGTACTGCGTGGCCTGGTGCTGGACTTCGCCGGTCGTCTCGACGCCGACTTGCAGCAATGGATTGCCGCCGAGTGCCGCTTCCCCTGCTCGATGGTCGATCGCATCGTGCCCCGCACGACCGACGAAGACCGTGCACAGATCAGTCAGGCATTGGGCTGGCAAGACGCCTGGCCGGTGCTGGGCGAACCCTTCCTGGAATGGGTGATCGAAGACGAATTTGCGGCCGGCAGACCCCAGTGGGAACGCGGCGGCGCGCGCTTTGTGCCGGACGCCACGCCGTTTGAAAAGCTCAAGCTGCGCATGGTCAACGGCACCCATTCGGCCCTTGCCTATCTGGGTGCGATGGCTGGTCTGGCGACCGTCGATCAGGCGATTGCCAAGCCCGCACTGCGCCACTACATCGAAACGCTGATGCGCGAGGAAATCGCACCCACGTTGCCGCCCCTGCCCGGGCTCGACTTGGCTGCATATCAAGCACGGCTGATCACGCGTTATGCCAACCCCGCGCTCAAACACCAGACCCGCCAGATTGCGATGGACGGGTCGCAGAAGCTGCCACAGCGCCTGCTGGAAGCCATCCGCGAGCGGCTGGCAGCCGGGCAGCGCATTACCCTGCTGGCCTTGGCTGTTGCGGCTTGGCTGCACTACCTGCGTGGTGTGGACGAAGCCGGCATTGCCTACGACATCCAGGACCCGCTGGCTGCGCCACTGCACAACCGGGTGGTCGATGCCGCCGCAATGCAGAACGAGGCTGATCGGGTACGCCACCTGACGGCATTTACCCCGGTATTTGGCTCGCTGGGACAGGATGAACGCTTTGTCGATGCAGTCGCAGTGCACACGGCGTCGCTGCGTAACCAAGGGGTGTGGAAAACCTTGGAAGCAATTAGGGGATAA
- the manD gene encoding D-mannonate dehydratase ManD, with the protein MKITNARIIVCSPGRNFVTLKIETDEGLTGIGDATLNGRELSVAAYLTEHVIPCLIGRDPHQIEDIWQYLYKGAYWRRGPVTMTAIAAVDTALWDIKAKAAGLPLYQLLGGKSRTGVMVYGHANGSDIEHTVDEVLRYADMGYKAIRAQSGVPGLEKVYGVGKGSLFYEPADADLPSEHDWSTEKYLRHTPKLFERIREKLGEEHHLLHDVHHRLTPIEAGRLGKSLEPYNLFWMEDATPAENQESFRLIRQHTTTPLAVGEIFNSIWDCKELIENQLIDYIRATVVHAGGITHLRRIADLASLYQVRTGCHGATDLSPVCMGAALHFDLSVPNFGVQEYMRHTDETDAVFPHAYTFDKGMMYPGDVPGHGVEIDEALAAKYPYKRAYLPVNRQQHDGTLWSW; encoded by the coding sequence ATGAAAATTACAAACGCCCGCATCATCGTCTGCTCGCCCGGCCGCAATTTCGTCACCCTGAAAATCGAAACCGATGAAGGCCTGACCGGCATCGGCGACGCCACCCTGAATGGCCGCGAGCTGTCGGTGGCTGCCTACCTGACCGAACACGTGATTCCGTGCCTGATCGGCCGCGATCCGCATCAGATCGAAGACATCTGGCAGTACTTGTACAAGGGTGCCTACTGGCGTCGCGGGCCGGTCACCATGACGGCCATTGCAGCCGTCGATACCGCGCTGTGGGATATCAAGGCCAAGGCCGCTGGGCTGCCGCTGTACCAGTTGCTGGGGGGCAAGAGCCGCACCGGCGTGATGGTTTACGGCCATGCCAACGGCAGCGACATCGAACACACGGTGGACGAAGTACTGCGTTATGCCGACATGGGCTACAAGGCCATCCGCGCGCAAAGCGGCGTGCCAGGCCTGGAGAAAGTCTATGGTGTGGGCAAAGGTAGCCTGTTCTACGAACCTGCCGATGCCGACCTGCCCAGCGAACACGACTGGTCTACTGAAAAATACCTGCGCCACACGCCGAAGCTGTTCGAGCGCATCCGTGAAAAACTGGGTGAAGAACATCATCTGCTGCATGACGTCCACCACCGCCTGACCCCCATCGAGGCAGGTCGCCTGGGCAAGTCGCTTGAACCGTACAACCTGTTCTGGATGGAAGACGCCACACCGGCCGAGAACCAGGAATCGTTCCGCCTGATCCGCCAGCACACCACCACGCCGCTGGCTGTGGGCGAAATCTTCAACTCGATCTGGGACTGCAAGGAACTGATCGAGAACCAGCTGATCGATTACATCCGCGCCACCGTGGTCCACGCAGGCGGCATCACGCACCTGCGCCGTATTGCCGACCTGGCTTCGCTGTACCAGGTGCGCACCGGTTGCCACGGTGCCACCGACCTGTCGCCGGTCTGCATGGGTGCGGCGCTGCACTTCGACCTGTCGGTGCCGAACTTCGGCGTGCAGGAATACATGCGCCATACGGACGAGACTGACGCCGTGTTCCCGCACGCCTATACATTCGACAAGGGCATGATGTACCCCGGCGACGTACCCGGCCACGGCGTGGAGATCGATGAAGCGCTGGCCGCCAAATACCCCTACAAGCGCGCCTATCTGCCGGTGAACCGCCAGCAGCACGACGGCACGCTGTGGAGCTGGTAA
- a CDS encoding amino acid ABC transporter ATP-binding protein — translation MNSNIDASQAVAAPAFTRKGADSPPVLVYEHVRKTYGDFVALSDVSLQVNKGEVMCLIGPSGSGKSTLLRCTNALETLNGGRVLLDGVPLPTRESEVRKVRQRMGMVFQGFELFPHKSALDNVAMGPITVLGMPEAAARDRARALLDKVGLSNKADNFPANLSGGQQQRVAIARALAMEPEVMLFDEPTSALDPETVGEVLNVMKKLAQEGMTMIVVTHEMSFARRVANWVVVFENGAILEEGPPTQIFENPKVTRTRDFLSHLGWDG, via the coding sequence ATGAACTCGAACATCGATGCGTCACAGGCGGTGGCCGCCCCCGCGTTCACGCGCAAGGGCGCGGACAGCCCGCCAGTGCTGGTCTATGAACATGTGCGCAAGACCTATGGCGATTTCGTCGCCTTGAGCGATGTGTCGCTGCAGGTCAACAAAGGCGAAGTCATGTGTCTGATCGGCCCGTCCGGCTCGGGCAAATCAACGCTGCTTCGTTGTACCAATGCGCTGGAAACCCTGAACGGTGGCCGCGTGCTGCTGGACGGCGTGCCGCTGCCCACCCGCGAGTCCGAAGTACGCAAGGTGCGTCAGCGCATGGGTATGGTGTTCCAGGGCTTCGAGCTGTTTCCGCACAAGTCGGCCCTGGACAACGTCGCCATGGGACCGATCACCGTGCTGGGCATGCCCGAAGCCGCAGCCCGCGATCGCGCCCGTGCCCTGCTCGACAAGGTGGGCCTGTCGAACAAGGCCGACAACTTCCCGGCCAACCTGTCGGGCGGCCAGCAGCAGCGCGTGGCGATTGCCCGTGCCCTGGCGATGGAACCCGAGGTAATGCTGTTCGACGAGCCGACCTCGGCGCTCGACCCGGAAACCGTGGGCGAAGTGCTCAACGTGATGAAAAAGCTCGCGCAGGAAGGCATGACGATGATCGTCGTGACCCACGAGATGAGCTTTGCCCGACGCGTGGCCAACTGGGTGGTGGTGTTCGAGAACGGTGCCATTCTGGAAGAAGGCCCGCCCACGCAGATCTTCGAAAACCCGAAGGTCACGCGTACCCGCGACTTCCTGAGCCATCTCGGCTGGGACGGCTGA